One part of the Bacteroidia bacterium genome encodes these proteins:
- a CDS encoding class I SAM-dependent methyltransferase: MNAQLGTYALDSMSSPEQEMVRLKKQAELLPKIELRALVEHGLKKNMQVLDAACGPGLTACMIDDYLHTGSVTGIDLNPTLLKEAEKLAWKKRKRIRFESANVYFLPYENQFDYIYCRFLFQHLESPEKALQSLWKALKPGGILHILDVNDDWLFLEPEVPAFTQLSSLAAQHQSRKGGNRYIGKELRNIMVKEGFGDLFTSVISVSSDMVGMETFLNITTSFKAEIIDPEADQPHPQQLLKEIKEEVAKRDTYGMVGVFNVSARKSLTRK; the protein is encoded by the coding sequence ATGAATGCACAACTAGGGACTTATGCCCTGGACTCTATGTCGAGTCCTGAACAGGAAATGGTACGCCTCAAGAAACAAGCAGAGTTGCTCCCGAAAATTGAATTAAGGGCTTTGGTAGAGCATGGCTTGAAGAAAAATATGCAGGTATTAGACGCTGCATGCGGACCAGGTCTGACCGCTTGTATGATAGATGATTATCTGCATACAGGCTCTGTTACAGGAATCGATCTCAACCCAACCTTATTAAAAGAAGCCGAAAAACTCGCCTGGAAAAAGAGGAAACGGATCCGATTTGAATCGGCCAATGTTTACTTTTTACCTTACGAGAATCAATTTGATTACATCTATTGCAGGTTTCTTTTTCAACACCTGGAGTCGCCTGAAAAGGCGCTACAATCTCTTTGGAAAGCCCTCAAGCCCGGTGGTATCCTTCACATTCTTGATGTCAATGATGATTGGCTCTTCCTTGAGCCTGAAGTTCCTGCCTTTACTCAATTGAGTAGTCTGGCAGCTCAGCATCAGTCAAGAAAAGGAGGAAACCGATATATCGGAAAGGAATTGAGGAATATCATGGTCAAAGAGGGATTTGGGGACTTATTCACCAGTGTCATATCCGTTAGTTCTGATATGGTAGGAATGGAAACCTTCCTCAATATTACGACCAGTTTTAAAGCAGAAATTATTGATCCCGAAGCTGACCAGCCACATCCTCAGCAACTACTGAAGGAAATAAAAGAGGAGGTCGCCAAACGCGACACCTATGGCATGGTAGGTGTGTTCAATGTTTCAGCCAGAAAATCCTTGACCAGGAAATAG
- a CDS encoding glycosyl hydrolase yields the protein MQRNIRKYLFLLPYMLLAIALILLFTGISRWKTHATGTELRGKAYQERLPLSMFDAETFSPDSSWVNNNPLKFRNNFDAELFFDPPQENGPILRWWWPGAWVDSIQLVQELESFHEKGFGGVDIQPLAVGLDPDMEHWAQVYKFNSEAYFDLLGVSLEKAKQLGMSVDLSISAISPVGGPHVGLEEGLESLIFGEATVLGNKVISLKLPRPELPYFYQWMAWEELFFEEENDQWATFRENNLELLEVFASKTIQEERSEYAVYLDDFVALDPDSILNISDFVQGDEIIWEAPGGYWKIIAVYKMPVAQSPWELAMDQKGYVLNPFKSSKVLANYNFLLGQRTGLPAFYANGMRGFSQAPFEYLAERLYTDEIQDYFKEKNGYELAPNLPILFYPGKDNHLMDLQAAKRGPEFILGNADERIRKDYDKSLSDFFIQNYLDSSRVWAEERGLISRMVPHGFDLDILKAAGHSSLPEAGQRYSGHGLLYTKMVSSGAELYERPWVSSLCLDAQGATFSTSPSSIKNTADDLFLNGVNHLVFQGAPYERIDAKYGKEAWMPYSSTYYPLEHNSEHLGADNSFWKFQKQLNDYVRRCQYLLRQGKTNAPILIYYPFLGFPAEEGSEYPNLQAPGLAKGDNEEAKWLENVKGLITALDELGLDWVWVNDESLQKARINRKKIRIGTNDYERLILIDVPEIEIESLRNVQKLSASGARILLLDNPPQDIKGYMNYDQHIAELDRLLIQLPKAIRLDSKEDIQNYFSGFPVDQKIAFARPYENLRATQRKSRNFEMIFLKNKATKDRFYELRIELENEHNYIFNPWRGSIHKMEAGNQGIHRIFLNAQSTAFVLSSKEEIVEDSLLVGFNRLDAPLLGELSLSTRNIERWDFMLADENRNKTQMEFSDTTLFDWAGNERLRYCSEEALYRTSFQLGDTLANKQYILDLGELHGAVEVKVNTEWVGDCIIPPFRLDISEQISPGFNTIEIWLISSLKNRLVGRALEGDDRYERFLQYDSSLKVNGLKGPVLIWEVDKKSELIN from the coding sequence ATGCAGAGGAACATAAGAAAGTATCTATTTCTACTGCCCTACATGCTTCTTGCAATAGCTTTGATCCTGCTTTTTACAGGTATCTCACGCTGGAAGACTCACGCCACAGGGACCGAATTACGAGGAAAAGCCTATCAGGAGCGGCTACCGCTTTCCATGTTCGATGCTGAAACTTTTAGTCCGGATAGTAGCTGGGTAAATAATAATCCCCTGAAATTTCGAAATAATTTTGACGCGGAGCTTTTTTTCGACCCTCCCCAGGAAAACGGGCCTATTCTTCGCTGGTGGTGGCCGGGTGCATGGGTAGATTCTATACAATTGGTGCAGGAATTGGAAAGCTTCCATGAAAAAGGATTTGGGGGAGTTGATATACAACCGCTGGCCGTTGGCCTTGATCCGGATATGGAACATTGGGCCCAGGTTTATAAATTCAATTCAGAGGCCTATTTCGATCTCCTGGGAGTCAGTTTGGAAAAAGCCAAACAATTGGGGATGAGTGTAGACCTGAGTATTTCAGCTATCTCTCCAGTAGGAGGGCCGCATGTAGGACTGGAAGAAGGCCTGGAAAGCCTGATTTTTGGAGAGGCAACCGTATTGGGAAATAAGGTAATCTCTCTTAAACTGCCCAGGCCTGAATTGCCCTATTTTTATCAATGGATGGCCTGGGAAGAGTTGTTTTTTGAGGAAGAAAATGATCAGTGGGCTACTTTTAGAGAAAACAATCTGGAGCTGCTAGAGGTATTTGCTTCCAAAACCATCCAGGAAGAAAGAAGTGAATATGCAGTCTATCTTGATGACTTTGTGGCCCTGGATCCTGATTCTATCCTGAATATTAGTGACTTTGTACAGGGAGATGAAATTATTTGGGAAGCTCCTGGAGGCTATTGGAAAATCATTGCAGTATATAAAATGCCTGTGGCACAAAGCCCCTGGGAATTGGCCATGGATCAGAAAGGCTATGTCCTGAATCCTTTCAAATCTTCCAAAGTCCTGGCTAACTATAATTTCCTCCTGGGCCAAAGAACTGGCTTGCCTGCTTTTTATGCAAATGGGATGCGGGGATTCTCTCAGGCACCTTTTGAGTATTTAGCGGAAAGGCTGTACACTGATGAGATTCAGGATTATTTTAAGGAAAAAAATGGATATGAATTAGCCCCAAATCTCCCCATCCTTTTTTATCCTGGGAAGGACAATCACCTGATGGATCTTCAGGCTGCTAAACGAGGGCCTGAATTTATTTTGGGTAATGCAGATGAACGAATTCGCAAAGACTATGACAAGAGCCTTTCCGATTTCTTTATTCAAAATTATCTGGATTCCAGCAGGGTCTGGGCGGAGGAAAGAGGATTGATTTCACGTATGGTCCCTCATGGTTTTGACCTGGATATTCTAAAGGCTGCCGGACACAGCAGTTTACCAGAAGCAGGGCAGAGATACAGTGGCCATGGGCTTCTTTATACCAAAATGGTGAGTAGTGGAGCAGAATTATATGAGCGACCCTGGGTGAGTTCTCTTTGTCTGGATGCACAGGGAGCAACTTTCTCGACTAGTCCTTCCTCTATAAAAAATACAGCTGATGATCTCTTTTTGAATGGGGTCAACCACCTGGTTTTTCAGGGAGCACCCTATGAGCGGATCGATGCAAAATATGGAAAAGAGGCCTGGATGCCTTATTCTTCTACCTATTATCCCTTAGAACATAATTCAGAGCATCTGGGTGCTGATAATAGCTTCTGGAAATTTCAAAAACAGCTCAATGATTATGTCAGACGTTGTCAATATTTATTGAGACAGGGCAAAACCAATGCTCCCATATTGATTTATTATCCCTTCCTGGGATTTCCTGCTGAAGAAGGCAGTGAATATCCCAATTTACAAGCTCCCGGATTAGCTAAAGGAGATAATGAGGAAGCAAAATGGCTGGAAAACGTTAAAGGATTGATCACAGCCCTGGATGAATTGGGATTGGACTGGGTATGGGTAAATGATGAATCCTTGCAAAAGGCGAGAATCAATCGGAAAAAAATTCGGATTGGAACGAATGATTATGAAAGGCTGATTCTGATTGATGTGCCCGAGATTGAAATAGAGAGTTTGCGCAATGTCCAGAAACTTTCCGCTTCCGGAGCTCGAATTCTCCTCCTGGATAATCCTCCTCAGGATATCAAGGGATATATGAATTATGATCAGCACATAGCTGAATTGGATCGACTCCTCATTCAGCTACCTAAGGCCATTCGCCTGGATAGCAAAGAGGATATACAAAATTATTTTTCTGGATTTCCTGTTGATCAGAAGATTGCTTTCGCCCGACCCTACGAAAACCTGCGAGCTACTCAAAGAAAGAGCCGCAATTTCGAAATGATCTTTCTGAAAAATAAAGCTACAAAAGATAGGTTTTATGAACTCAGGATTGAGTTGGAAAATGAGCATAACTACATTTTCAATCCCTGGCGAGGGAGCATTCATAAAATGGAAGCTGGAAATCAGGGAATTCATCGCATTTTCCTGAATGCACAAAGCACCGCCTTTGTCCTTTCTTCTAAAGAAGAAATAGTAGAGGACTCCTTATTAGTTGGTTTCAATAGACTGGATGCCCCGCTTTTGGGAGAACTCTCGCTTAGTACTCGAAATATTGAGCGCTGGGATTTTATGCTGGCAGATGAGAACCGGAATAAAACCCAAATGGAATTTTCCGATACCACTCTTTTTGATTGGGCGGGCAATGAGCGATTGAGATATTGCTCGGAAGAAGCACTTTATCGAACCTCTTTCCAATTAGGAGATACCCTCGCCAATAAACAGTATATCCTGGATTTGGGAGAACTTCATGGAGCGGTGGAGGTCAAAGTAAATACCGAATGGGTCGGGGATTGTATCATCCCTCCTTTTCGCCTGGATATTAGTGAGCAAATCAGTCCGGGATTCAATACCATAGAAATCTGGTTGATTTCCAGTTTGAAAAACCGTTTGGTAGGCAGAGCGCTGGAAGGAGATGATCGGTATGAACGTTTCCTTCAATATGATTCTTCTCTTAAGGTAAATGGATTAAAGGGGCCTGTTCTGATTTGGGAGGTTGACAAAAAATCAGAACTTATAAATTAA
- the pepT gene encoding peptidase T, with translation MSALKINSSVTERFLRYVQIDTQSDPHSKTVPSTAKQKDLARLLVEELKSMGIADAELDPNGYVYATIPANGKADTPVICYCSHMDTSPDCSGKDVKPIIHKNYNGQDLVLPDDHSIIIKKEDHPDLAKQIGNDIITASGTTLLGADNKSGVAAIMDMAQYFMDSPEHKHGKIRILFTPDEEIGRGTNEVDLERLGADFGYTVDGESLGSMEDETFSADGVVIEIEGVSAHTGYAKGKMVNALKVAADFLAALPKDHLSPETTEGRAGFFHPLHIEGIAEKVKIEFLIRDFRTEALIEKENYLKKILDKTLEMYPNSKASFQVHEQYRNMKEVLDQHPQVVAFAEEAIKRAGLKLKKGSIRGGTDGSRLSFMGLPCPNIFAGEHAFHSKEEWVSVQDMQKSVETLIHLASIWEEKA, from the coding sequence ATGAGTGCATTAAAAATAAATTCCTCAGTTACAGAGCGTTTCCTCCGTTACGTTCAGATTGACACCCAATCAGATCCACATTCAAAAACCGTTCCCTCTACAGCCAAACAAAAAGATCTTGCCCGGCTTTTGGTAGAAGAATTGAAAAGTATGGGGATAGCGGATGCGGAATTGGACCCAAATGGATATGTATATGCGACCATACCTGCCAATGGTAAAGCTGACACTCCTGTAATTTGTTATTGCTCTCATATGGATACTTCTCCAGATTGTAGTGGCAAAGATGTCAAGCCAATTATTCACAAGAATTACAATGGGCAGGATTTGGTCTTGCCGGATGATCATAGCATCATAATCAAAAAAGAAGACCATCCGGATTTGGCCAAACAGATTGGGAATGACATTATCACAGCCAGTGGTACGACATTGCTGGGAGCCGATAATAAATCAGGGGTTGCAGCCATCATGGATATGGCTCAGTACTTTATGGATTCGCCTGAGCATAAGCATGGAAAAATCCGCATTTTGTTTACGCCTGATGAAGAAATTGGGAGAGGCACTAATGAAGTTGATTTAGAGAGACTGGGAGCCGATTTTGGGTATACGGTAGATGGTGAAAGTTTGGGTTCTATGGAAGATGAAACCTTTTCAGCAGATGGGGTTGTCATTGAAATAGAAGGAGTAAGTGCCCATACGGGGTATGCAAAAGGGAAAATGGTAAATGCCCTCAAGGTGGCTGCAGACTTTTTAGCAGCTTTACCCAAAGATCACCTTTCGCCTGAAACTACAGAAGGCAGGGCTGGTTTTTTTCACCCATTACATATAGAAGGAATAGCCGAAAAAGTAAAAATAGAATTCCTGATACGGGACTTTAGGACGGAGGCTTTGATAGAGAAAGAAAACTACCTGAAAAAAATCCTCGACAAGACCCTGGAAATGTATCCCAACTCAAAAGCGAGCTTTCAGGTTCATGAGCAATACCGAAATATGAAAGAAGTCCTGGACCAACACCCCCAGGTAGTAGCTTTTGCAGAAGAGGCCATAAAACGTGCAGGCCTCAAGCTAAAGAAAGGAAGCATCCGCGGAGGAACCGATGGATCTCGTCTTTCATTTATGGGCCTCCCCTGCCCCAATATTTTTGCAGGAGAACATGCCTTTCATTCTAAAGAAGAATGGGTTTCTGTACAGGATATGCAAAAATCTGTAGAAACCTTGATCCATTTGGCCAGCATCTGGGAAGAGAAAGCCTAA
- a CDS encoding glycosyltransferase: MTTNNPQPDFLDPKNTPKVYQPKSNALLVEAAWEVANQVGGIYTVIRSKAPSMLNNWGDRYLLLGPYVHPNVSAIFEAMELPDDPFGRAVAKMREDGLEVHYGQWLIDGRPNVVLFNPYSVYDRLAEIKYLLWEHHDISLPGDDDLVNQIVTFGWMVKVFFSKLVQEDVSGDHRILAHIHEWMAATAIPEIRRDNLPVTTIFTTHATMLGRYLAMNDGNFYDNLPFYNWQDEGKHFNIETRVKIERAAAHGAHIFSTVSDVTARECESLIGRKPEVLLPNGLNIRKRAIKHELQNIHQKYKDEIHQFVMGHFFQSYYFDLNKTIYFFTSGRYEYKNKGYDLTLEALARLNWRMKTANIDRTVVMFFITKRPFSSINPEILQSKATMEKIRHTTELIQKQIGERLFAQAYSSEDQRFPDVNAFIDDQLKLKLRRNLQSWKTDALPKIVTHNLHDDAKDDILNFLRTSNLLNHKDDKVKVVYHPDFISSLSPTLGIDYDDFVKGCHLGIFPSYYEPWGYTPLECMAAGVPAVTSDLAGFGDYLMNKVKNPEGEGMYVVNRRGKSFDEAANQLADQLFSFVQMQRTDRISQRYKLEQASEMFDWKNLTAYYEEAYDQALQATS, translated from the coding sequence ATGACTACCAACAATCCCCAACCGGATTTTCTGGATCCTAAGAATACGCCAAAGGTTTACCAACCTAAATCCAATGCATTACTTGTTGAGGCAGCCTGGGAAGTTGCTAATCAGGTAGGTGGTATTTACACGGTTATTCGTTCAAAAGCGCCCTCGATGCTCAACAATTGGGGCGACAGATATTTGTTGTTAGGACCCTATGTTCATCCAAATGTATCCGCCATTTTCGAAGCCATGGAGCTTCCGGATGATCCCTTTGGACGTGCGGTAGCTAAAATGCGGGAAGATGGTCTGGAAGTTCATTATGGACAATGGCTGATAGATGGCCGTCCCAATGTGGTTCTGTTTAATCCATATTCTGTTTATGATCGCCTGGCAGAGATCAAATACCTCCTGTGGGAGCATCATGATATCAGCTTGCCAGGGGATGATGATCTTGTAAATCAAATCGTGACCTTTGGTTGGATGGTCAAGGTGTTTTTTAGCAAGTTGGTACAGGAAGATGTAAGCGGAGATCACCGCATACTGGCTCATATACATGAGTGGATGGCTGCCACAGCTATTCCAGAGATCAGAAGAGATAATTTGCCCGTTACGACCATTTTTACGACGCATGCTACTATGTTGGGTCGATATCTGGCGATGAATGATGGGAATTTTTATGATAACCTCCCATTTTACAATTGGCAGGATGAAGGCAAACACTTCAATATAGAAACGAGGGTAAAGATTGAAAGAGCCGCAGCGCATGGTGCTCATATTTTCTCTACTGTAAGTGATGTAACCGCCCGGGAATGTGAGTCCTTGATTGGAAGAAAACCAGAAGTGCTCTTGCCGAATGGATTGAACATTCGAAAACGGGCTATCAAACATGAACTTCAAAATATCCACCAGAAGTATAAAGATGAAATCCATCAATTTGTGATGGGCCATTTCTTTCAGAGCTACTATTTTGACCTGAATAAAACCATCTACTTCTTTACCTCTGGTAGGTATGAATACAAAAATAAAGGGTATGACCTGACGCTGGAAGCCCTGGCGCGTTTGAATTGGCGAATGAAAACAGCCAATATCGACCGCACTGTGGTTATGTTTTTCATTACCAAACGTCCCTTCAGCAGCATCAATCCTGAAATCCTGCAATCCAAAGCCACGATGGAGAAAATTCGGCATACCACCGAATTGATCCAGAAGCAGATTGGCGAACGATTGTTTGCTCAGGCATATTCTTCCGAAGATCAACGTTTCCCGGATGTAAATGCTTTCATAGATGACCAGTTGAAATTAAAACTGCGTCGTAATTTGCAGAGCTGGAAAACGGATGCTTTACCCAAGATTGTTACGCATAATCTTCATGATGATGCTAAAGATGATATCCTGAATTTCCTCCGCACCTCCAATCTTCTCAATCACAAGGATGATAAGGTAAAGGTGGTCTATCATCCAGATTTCATTTCCTCTTTAAGTCCTACTCTGGGCATTGATTATGATGATTTTGTAAAGGGATGTCATTTGGGAATATTCCCGAGTTATTATGAACCCTGGGGATATACACCTTTAGAATGTATGGCTGCGGGAGTTCCGGCAGTAACCAGTGATTTGGCAGGCTTTGGAGACTACCTGATGAATAAGGTAAAAAATCCGGAAGGAGAAGGGATGTATGTGGTCAATAGAAGAGGGAAAAGTTTTGACGAAGCTGCCAATCAATTAGCAGATCAGCTCTTTTCTTTTGTACAAATGCAAAGGACAGATCGGATTTCGCAGAGATATAAACTGGAGCAAGCCTCCGAAATGTTTGATTGGAAAAATCTAACAGCCTACTACGAAGAAGCCTACGATCAGGCACTGCAAGCAACTTCATGA
- a CDS encoding kelch repeat-containing protein, giving the protein MKYYLHFFLFLFLLSHLNFSYAQSGVWEEEIALSGSPNPRHEAGFVEVNAKFYLLGGRGIKAVNIYDPVTKSWTNGQAPPIELHHFQPIAYQGKIYGIGAMTGGYPTETAIPNIIIYDPVADQWSTGPKIPAARRRGGAGLVLHNDKFYLVCGIINGHTDGHVNWMDVYDPATDSWQVLSDAPRARDHFQASVIDGKIYALGGRRSTASGNVFANTIAEVDVYDIASNSWTTLNQSLPTLRAGSYNAVLDKEILILGGESPDQNPAHSEVQALDTRTGNWRSIANMLQGRHGTGAVWFQDTLFTASGSGNRGGGPELATQEKLYFEQHSTSLFPPTIVNPFKVKPNPSRDKGIYIVYDGPLRNLDVSLYSLSGKLIVQKTGVNDFPLEWDISDSSLPPGLFVLKIGKGPRSFSQKIFLEK; this is encoded by the coding sequence ATGAAATACTATCTACACTTTTTCCTATTTCTTTTCCTCCTTTCCCATCTAAACTTTTCATATGCGCAGTCTGGGGTATGGGAAGAAGAAATTGCCCTTAGCGGTTCTCCGAATCCCCGGCATGAAGCGGGATTTGTTGAAGTAAATGCCAAGTTTTATCTCCTAGGCGGCAGAGGAATAAAAGCTGTCAACATCTACGATCCCGTCACAAAAAGCTGGACGAATGGACAAGCACCTCCCATAGAATTGCACCATTTTCAACCGATTGCCTATCAGGGAAAAATTTATGGCATCGGAGCTATGACCGGAGGCTATCCTACAGAAACGGCTATCCCCAATATTATCATATATGATCCTGTAGCAGATCAGTGGTCAACAGGGCCAAAGATTCCTGCAGCTCGAAGAAGAGGTGGCGCAGGTCTGGTCTTGCATAATGACAAGTTTTATCTGGTCTGCGGCATCATCAATGGGCACACAGACGGACATGTAAACTGGATGGATGTTTATGATCCTGCCACCGATAGCTGGCAAGTACTCTCAGATGCTCCACGCGCCAGAGATCATTTTCAGGCGTCGGTGATTGATGGGAAAATTTATGCGCTGGGGGGAAGACGCTCCACCGCCAGCGGAAATGTTTTTGCAAATACCATCGCTGAAGTAGATGTCTATGATATTGCCAGCAATTCCTGGACTACCCTCAACCAATCTTTGCCTACACTACGCGCAGGTTCGTACAATGCTGTTTTAGATAAAGAAATCCTCATACTTGGTGGGGAATCGCCTGATCAAAATCCGGCCCATTCAGAAGTTCAGGCACTCGATACTCGTACGGGCAATTGGCGGTCGATTGCAAACATGCTACAAGGGCGACACGGAACAGGTGCAGTTTGGTTTCAGGATACCCTTTTTACTGCTTCGGGCAGTGGAAATAGAGGGGGCGGGCCTGAATTAGCCACACAGGAAAAATTATACTTTGAACAGCATTCAACTTCTCTTTTTCCTCCAACCATCGTAAATCCATTTAAGGTTAAACCCAATCCAAGCCGGGATAAAGGTATTTATATAGTATATGACGGCCCTTTAAGGAATCTGGATGTGAGTCTTTATAGCTTATCGGGGAAACTGATTGTACAAAAAACAGGCGTGAATGATTTTCCCCTGGAATGGGATATCAGCGATTCATCTCTTCCTCCGGGATTATTTGTATTAAAAATTGGCAAAGGACCCAGAAGTTTTTCGCAGAAAATATTTCTAGAGAAATAA